The Triticum urartu cultivar G1812 chromosome 6, Tu2.1, whole genome shotgun sequence genome includes the window AAATTATTTTAGAAGTAATTAAGGAAAGGAATTAAGAAAAGCACCAttgtgtaaatgttattctctTTTTTTTAGGGAAGTGTAATGCTATTCTTGATCACTTCATACTAAAAAGAAAGCTGTGCAAGCATCTGATATCCTTATATAGCATTCTGCATTCACTAAAAGTAGTCCAAACAACACTTCGTTCCATCCTCCCTATTTATGTTTATACATTGCCTTCTAAATTTGTTACAGTTTGATTGATCTGCCACCGTTGCTTATAAAGTTTCTATTAATTTTGACACTTTCCATTGGCAATGCGCTCATATTTAGATGATTGGGACTTCAACAAGGTTGCCTCCAACCCAACGCCTAGTTGAGATAAAAGCAGTCGCCGATCAATTTCACTTTAAGATATCAACATTGCTACTTCATGCTGGGAAGGTCGTAGAAGCAATCACATGGTTCCGTAAACATATCCGAAGCTTTGAGCGTGTTGTTGGATCACCAGaagtcgtttttcttcattgggaATGGTTTAGCAGGCAGTTCCTTGTCTTTGGTGAGCTAATAGAGACAACATCAACAACTGTTCCAGATACAATATCCCCTCGGTTTGGTACTGCTGACAATGCATTGACTGAGTGGGAATTTCAGCCAGCTTACTACTACCAGGTTCAATTTAAATCTTCTGTACACAGCACTGTAATTGAGAGCCACATTTCTTTTACTGGATCACACTTAATCTATCATACATTTCCTTCTGGCAGTTAGCGGCAAATTACCTCCGAGAGAAGAGGTGTGCTTTAGAGTGTCCTCCGTCAAGGGCAAATCTTACCGGTGATAGCGAAATACCTGACTCAGTAATGTCTTCTGTATATGTTGGCCAGTATGTCCGCCTGTTTGAGGAAGGAGATACCATTTCTGTGCTTCCGTAAGTTTTCTTGATGCCTGTTTTTAATTGATAATACAACTTTAAGATTAATACTTATACTTCACACTGTGATTGCAGCCTTTCTGATACAGAATATACCAGTTATGCTTTGTCAGAAGCTGAAAGGTTTCAAGATTCGTACGAGATAATTGCATTGTTCAGAAAAGCTTATGAATCATTTCTGAGTCTAGGGGCTACGAGAATGGCTTCTTCCTGTAGTGCTGGAATGGCTATAGAATATTATGCAGCTGGGGAATTTGGTAACGCAAAAAAACTTTTTGATGGCGTCGCTGGTCTATACCGTCAGGAGGGCTGGACTACTTTGCTTTGGGAAAACCTGGGTTACTTGAGAGAATGCTCAAAGAAACTTAATTCTCTGGTGAATTTTATCAGCTATTCACTAGAGATGGCTGCACTACCGTTATTCTCTGGCAGTGTACAGGGCAACTCTGAAAATGAAAGTAATGGACCAGCAGGTTGGCCTACCATTTCCAGGAGAGAGGAAATACAGCAAGAAGTTGTCAATATTCTTGAAGGAAAACATACATCCCAAGTTATGGATGATGAATTTAATCTTCAATTGACGGAAAAATCTACTCAACTAGTTATTGATCAAATAAGTCCTCTAAGAATAGTGCTTGTTGCATCTGTTGCTTTTCATGACCAATCTGTAAAACCTGGCTCACCTCTGCTTGTCAGCGTGTCATTGTTGTCTCATCTTCCTTCTCCAGTTGCAATTGATCAATTGGAGGTTCAGTTCAACCAATCTGACTGTAACTTTGTCATTGTTAGTGCACAGGAAAATTCTTCTACGTTGAATTCAGATGTTCATGGCCAAGTTGTCCATTCTACTTCTCTTACATTGTTCAGCAATAAATGGATGCGGTTGACGCATGAAATTAAATCAGGTACTCTCTTAGCAGTTATGCGCTATTTGTTTCATTAAATTTTCATCCATGCTAGGCAGCATTTGATGTTAATTGCCAGAGACCAGAGTACTATCCTATATATAATGTACAAACACAGATGGCGAGATTGGATGCACCGATGCACCACATGAGTTGGAGAAGAAAATCCTAGAAGTTGTCCCATTAATTATGATAGAAGGGGGAACATCTCATGTTGAATTGGAGACAAGGAAAATAATCTAATCCATTTGTTATATGGTACAGTCCAATTATAATAGCTGTGATATTCCTTTGAAAGACTCCATGCTCCAGAGCACACATTGGTTAAGGGATGACTAATTCGCGGTCAAGCACCCTACATGGTCAAGTCTGACAGCTGAGCTATCGTCTTCTCCATCTCCAGTGGTTCTTCCACTGCCGGATCCTCCCGCCTTGTCGTCGAGGAACCACCTCCATCACAGTTTTTCCTCGTTGAGCCGCTGGCCAGCCCGTTGCCCATGCAGTTGTCCCCTGCCGTTTGTGGCCAGCGGCGCTGCCCCTGCCTCATATGTACCAACCGTCAGTCTGCCGCTGCCCAGGCCATCCCTGTAGCCTGGTGCTGGCATTGTCCCATCCCACCACTAAGCTTCGCCCTCGCCTCCGCCAGTGCTGCCGCCTCCTATCTCGTTCCAGCCTTCACCATCATCGGGCAACCGCGGCAACGCCTCCTCTGCCTCGGTCTGCGACGCCACAGCTTGGGCACCGACATCATGGCCTCTTGTGGCAGCACGCTGCCTGGTGGAGAGCAGAGCGGAGGAGAGAGGTGTGGCGGTGCAGTTGTATCGTGGGGATTGGAAGAGATAAGGAGAGAGAAGCACGTGAGGATAGGGGTAGATAAAGGTGTGTGGCAGTTGCAAGTTCCATTGGGTGCGACCGAGGATGTACAATGCATACCTTCACATAACTTGGCAAATAAACAACTGGAACAGTAAATATTAATCAGAAAAAATTGAAAATTGTTGAGGAAACAAACTCTAACCATTAACTTGGGATTTATTAACCATGCGATTGTGTGGGCTAGTTGGCTTGTTGTGACAGAAAAAAGGGCTTTTCATGATTAGATGATACAAAGAGCACAGCCAATTTTCTGCCATATCCGAAAGTTGATACTGTAGCTGTAGCTTATTTATATTTTGACCTGTTCATTTTTCATAATTTATAGCCTGCCTATTTGCTTCTTGGTGTGGGAATATCAAGCTTTCTTCTCCATCTGTTGGTGCTGATATTCTTTTTTCCTACCACGAGTTGTAAAATTGAAGTAATACTATGAGTACTTTCTGCAGGACAAAGTGGAAAGTTGGAATGTTTATCGGTGAAGGCAACAATAAATAAGCACCTTGTGGTTTGCTGCCAGGCTGAAAGTCCTGCTTCAATGGAAGACTTTCCGCTGTGGAAATTTGAGGATCAAGTGGAGACATTGCCTACAAAGGATGCTGCACTTGCCTTTTCCGGGCAGAAATTGATTCAAGTCGAAGAGCCAGACACTCAAGTTGACCTTGTCTTAGATTCTACTGGCCCTGCGCTGGTTGGAGAGTTGTTTGTTGTCCCAGTAACCATATTATCAAAAGGGCACGCAGTTCATTCTGGTGAGCTGAAAATTAATCTCGTCGATGCCAAAGGCGGTGGTCTTCTGATGAGTCCAGGGGAAGCAGACGAATCTGAAAGCCATCACGTTGAACTTCTTGGTGTTTCAACCGCAAGTGGGGATGAAGTGTCGAAGGAAGAAGTTGATAACATTAAAAAGATTCAATATTCATTTGGGGTCGTATCAGTTCCCACGCTAGTTGCGGGTGATTCCTGGTCCTGCAAATTGGAAATTAAATGGCATGGAGCAAAGTCACTCATGCTCTATGTTTCACTTGGCTATTCTCTAGACTCGAGTGAAGATGCATCACTACACAGACTTAACGTGCACAGAAGCTTGCAAGTTGAAGGAAAGATCCCCATGATAGTTGGTCACCAGTTTTTGAGACCATTTAGGCGAGAACCCTTGTTGCTATCTAGGATCAGATCCTCAAGCGGCGACAATAAAAAAGATTCACTTGCTATGAACGAGTCCAATATGCTTATTGTGAGTGCTAGAAATTGCACCGAGGTCCCTTTGCGTTTGCACTCGATAGCCATTGAATCTGATGGTGATGGGAAGCAGCTGTGCCCAGTGGAACAAATCAGCGGACTATCTGATGAATACGCAGTTGTTGCTCCTAGCGCAGAATACAAGGCAATATTTTCAGTCAATCCAAGGGCCAGCAATCCGGACTTTTATTTAGGTGATCTTTGCCTGAACTGGTCAAGAGATTTAGTCCTTGGAGAGAATCAAGATAGGCGTGTTATGATGAAGCAAAGATTACCCGAGGTTCATATCGAGGAGCCGCCGCTTGTTGTGAGCATTGAGTGCCCTCCCTACGCTATCCTCGGGACGCCGTTCACTTTCTATGTGAAGATCCACAATTCAACATCCTTACTCCAGGAAATCAAGTACTCTCTTGTTGATTCCCAGAACTTTGTTTTCTCTGGGGCACACAATCATGCCGCATTCATTCTGCCGAAAACCGAGCATACCGTTAGTCACAAGCTCGTGCCGCTTGGTTCCGGCTCCCAGCAGCTGCCGAGGATAACGGTAACTTCGGTGAGGTACTCTGCTGCATTGACTCCTCCAACCTCGGCCACATCCGTCTTTGTCTATCCCAGCGAGCCCAAATTCAACCTGGAAAAGAGCCACCCCATATCCGATGAATGCGTGAGCTAGATTCTCACAAACCCGGCAATCCACTCCTTATGCCCCCTTGGCTGTTCAAGCAGAGGA containing:
- the LOC125514349 gene encoding trafficking protein particle complex subunit 11 is translated as MEDYPEELRTPPVSLVSIVGCPEMHSTISAALSSQQPPMNTLALPDFAKANILSRTAKSRDPLAPPQAATGILKKDWLLKHRTRVPAAVAAMFRADQVTGDPAQWLQACSDLENLKSIIQGRHSKLVVILVQTQAGDELGEEVMVALRKRAEIDSKHLIVLVESDEAERNASLLKLRTIFAELCSTYYKEEGRRIKARIEKRNFSSVELSVRYCFKVAVYAEFRRDWPEALKFYEEGVRVLREMIGTSTRLPPTQRLVEIKAVADQFHFKISTLLLHAGKVVEAITWFRKHIRSFERVVGSPEVVFLHWEWFSRQFLVFGELIETTSTTVPDTISPRFGTADNALTEWEFQPAYYYQLAANYLREKRCALECPPSRANLTGDSEIPDSVMSSVYVGQYVRLFEEGDTISVLPLSDTEYTSYALSEAERFQDSYEIIALFRKAYESFLSLGATRMASSCSAGMAIEYYAAGEFGNAKKLFDGVAGLYRQEGWTTLLWENLGYLRECSKKLNSLVNFISYSLEMAALPLFSGSVQGNSENESNGPAGWPTISRREEIQQEVVNILEGKHTSQVMDDEFNLQLTEKSTQLVIDQISPLRIVLVASVAFHDQSVKPGSPLLVSVSLLSHLPSPVAIDQLEVQFNQSDCNFVIVSAQENSSTLNSDVHGQVVHSTSLTLFSNKWMRLTHEIKSGQSGKLECLSVKATINKHLVVCCQAESPASMEDFPLWKFEDQVETLPTKDAALAFSGQKLIQVEEPDTQVDLVLDSTGPALVGELFVVPVTILSKGHAVHSGELKINLVDAKGGGLLMSPGEADESESHHVELLGVSTASGDEVSKEEVDNIKKIQYSFGVVSVPTLVAGDSWSCKLEIKWHGAKSLMLYVSLGYSLDSSEDASLHRLNVHRSLQVEGKIPMIVGHQFLRPFRREPLLLSRIRSSSGDNKKDSLAMNESNMLIVSARNCTEVPLRLHSIAIESDGDGKQLCPVEQISGLSDEYAVVAPSAEYKAIFSVNPRASNPDFYLGDLCLNWSRDLVLGENQDRRVMMKQRLPEVHIEEPPLVVSIECPPYAILGTPFTFYVKIHNSTSLLQEIKYSLVDSQNFVFSGAHNHAAFILPKTEHTVSHKLVPLGSGSQQLPRITVTSVRYSAALTPPTSATSVFVYPSEPKFNLEKSHPISDECVS